From Oncorhynchus masou masou isolate Uvic2021 unplaced genomic scaffold, UVic_Omas_1.1 unplaced_scaffold_709, whole genome shotgun sequence, a single genomic window includes:
- the LOC135537090 gene encoding CD209 antigen-like protein A — SNNTLTKEGDQPQTSNNTLIKEGDQPQTSNNTLIKEGDQPQTSNNTLTKEGDQLQKEIERLNQSLVEKVCPEGWKKIGSSCYYVSTEYKSWEESRQDCRNRGADLVVIKSQEQQTLVNFLCGQRNYVWIGLTDSVSEGTWKWVDGTPLTTK, encoded by the exons AGCAACAACACCCTGACCAAAGAGGGAGACCAGCCACAGACTAGCAACAACACACTGATCAAAGAGGGAGACCAGCCACAGACTAGCAACAACACACTGATCAAAGAGGGAGACCAGCCACAGACTAGCAACAACACCCTGACCAAAGAGGGAGACCAGCTTCAGAAAGAGATAGAACGTCTGAACCAATCTTTAGTTGAGAAAG TGTGTCCGGAAGGATGGAAGAAGATTGGTAGCAGTTGTTACTACGTCTCTACTGAGTACAAATCCTGGGAGGAGAGCAGACAGGACTGCAGAAATAGAGGAGCAGACCTGGTGGTCATCAAGAGCCaagaacaacag ACATTAGTCAATTTTTTATGTGGACAAAGGAACTATGTCTGGAttggtctgactgactctgtttcTGAGGGGACCTGGAAATGGGTGGACGGCACACCACTGACCACAAAGTAA